A window of the Bombus huntii isolate Logan2020A unplaced genomic scaffold, iyBomHunt1.1 ctg00000146.1, whole genome shotgun sequence genome harbors these coding sequences:
- the LOC126877334 gene encoding venom serine protease Bi-VSP-like, protein MTGSKMLFGCLALIAFLHPLVHVCTSSKCTTPDNQEGRCLDYRKCKPLQEIWQIQYRTATDFYRRSVCRYQGNVTIVCCPNDPNKEKREILIKTVYKYKALRPPYCGFSNVSHTRVVDGKPAELGAWPWIAALGFRNPRNPDKPLWKCGGSLISARHVLTAAHCAHMDGIENIHNHNIVILRLVEEVPFSRYVYPICTKEPLRKSNFVGYNPLVAGWGALRYRRPRRNALMEVQMPVIKNAECKIAYSKFPNAPDITDGIICAEHAQGGEDSCTADRGGPLLIQHELTSYLIGIVSYAYKCGTAGYPSVYTRVTSYLDFILQAMQ, encoded by the exons aatgtaccacaccggacaatcaagaaggcaggtgccttgactacagaaaatgtaaacctctgcaagaaatatggcagatacagtaccgtacagccaccgatttttatagacgatcagtgtgcagataccagggcaatgttacgatcgtttgctgtccgaacgatccaaacaaagagaagagagaaattttaataaaaactgtgtataagtataaggctttgcgaccaccatactgtggttttagcaacgtctctcataccagggtggtcgatggtaaaccagctgaacttg gcgcttggccatggatcgctgcattaggttttcgtaatccccgaaacccagacaaaccactatggaagtgcggaggttccctgatatcggctaggcatgttttgaccgcagcacattgtgcacatatggatggaatagaaaacatacacaatcataatattgtcattcttagattggtggaggaggtgccattttcga ggtacgtatatcccatttgtacgaaagagcccctacgaaagagcaacttcgtcggctataacccccttgttgctggatggggagcattaagatata gacgaccacgacgtaatgcattaatggaagtacaaatgccagtgattaagaacgccgaatgcaaaatagcttattccaaatttcctaatgcacctgatatcactgatggtataatatgcgccgaacatgctcagggtggagaggattcttgtacg gctgaccgcggcggaccactgctgatacaacatgaattaacctcgtatttaataggtattgtgtcttatgcttataagtgcggcacagctgggtatcccagcgtttacactagggtcacatcgtaccttgacttcattctccaagcgatgcaataa